gaagtaaaacagtcctcagcaaatgcaaaaaaaaaaaaaaaaaaaaaactgaaatcataacagcaTCTCAGACCAcaacacaatcaaattagaactcaagattaagaaaactcatccaaaaccacacaactacatggaaattggaCAATGTGCCCCTGAAtgatgactcctgggtaaataatgagattaaggcagaaatcaagaagttctttgaaactaatgagaacagaGACAATTTACCATTATCTCTGGGACGCAGCTAGagcagtgttaagagaaaaatgtgtggcactaaatgcctacatcaaaaagctagaaagatctaaaatagacaccttaacatcacaactaaaagaactagagaaacaataCCAGACAAACCTTAAAGCTAGTAGAAGATAAGAAACAACCAAGACCAGAGTGGAACTGacggagatagagacacaaaaaaacacttcaaaaaatcaatgagtctagaagctgattttttgaaaaatttataaaatagataGATCACTGgctagacaaataaagaagaaaacagagaagaatcaaatagacacaatcagaaatgataagagGAATATCACtattgaccccacagaaatacagacaacCACCAGAGATAAACACCTtcatgcacataaactagaaaatctagaagacatggataaattcctggaggcacacaccctctcaagactgaatcaggaagaatttgtatccctgaatagaccaataaaaacttctgaaattgagacaataataaatagcaaaaaaaaaaaaaaaaaaagttcaggagcAGATGGATTAGCAGCTATGTTCAAATGGCTGAATGTTGCTTTactggaaaataattatattatttgatcTGTGTGCCATACAGAGGACAAACCTAGAATCAGCAAGAGGGAGCCTGTGAGCTAGCACTTGTAAGAAACCCTGCTGTAATGCACAGCATGAGCCAGAAATGGAGCAGTGGTGAGTTTCCAATGCTACATGACAAAACAGTCACTTTAATCCAAGCACAGTACTGAAAATCAGACAGATATATTCAGCAATTCAGCAAATAGGTACTGTACATCTACTGTGGACAAggcacagagtctcactcttattgcccaagctggagtgcaatggcacaatctcggctcactgaaacctctgcttccagggatcaagcgattctcctgcctcagtctcctgagtagctgggattacaggtgcccaccatcatgcccagctaatcttttgtatttttagtagagatgaggtttcactatgttggccaggctggtctcgaactcctgacctcgtgatctgcctaccttggcctctgaaagtgctgggattacagacatgagccaccgcccccagccccaaaatattatttctttatatatcctcCTGCTGTGACTTTCCTGCCTATGACCACTGGTTTTTGATATTAACTTTCttggtcatttattttatttaaattaaatgagtTTAAATTTCTATTGATGATTCTAGTCATAagtgcattattttttattataactttattCTTCTAATATGTATAACTGTTAAAGTGTTCTTCTAAAATTATCTGATGAATAaggatcttatttttattttttatattaactttGAAATGATGTCAGGAAACTGAATgataaactgattttattttagttaatataCTCTTCGGTCAAATATGCAGTTAATGGAACAAGAATCACTTCATAATCAGCAATTATAATTCCATACCCATTACAATCCATACCTGAAATTTTCTATATGAGACTTTTTccataatatttcatatatttaggatattaaGTAATGCTCATAAGCTTATCGTTGTGACATTTTTAACTGCAAGTACATTGAATaaaaaaaatggagattataaAATTCAACCTTTCTTACTATTAACATTAAATGTCAAGACCAAAGACATATGGCTATTTTGTGGCTGATTCAAAACTGTGCAGCCTTTGATGAAAAATATGCTGGGTTCTCAGCAGCCTATAAGAGCAGGAGTAACCGCTGAGACTGGACAGCAGTAGTAgctagagataaaaaaaaaaaaaaaaaaaaaaaaaggtagtcaaCAATACAACATGCAGTCCCAAGAGGTATCATAAAGTAAGATTTGGAGATAGAATGTTTCACTAGTGAAGGAGGTAAAATTGCGTGGCTATAACACAGCTGCGTGAGTATATTCTCCGTATCAATGGTTGGAGTCATCACAGTTCTGAATATCCATGAATGATCAGTGGGATTCTAGCCAATGCCTAGGTCTATGAGAAAAGTACCCAATCTTCTTGCGGTCAAGAAGAACAAAACATTAATATTCAGAGCACTATCAGACTGGCTTAGTGAGGGTCTTAGCAAGATTTTCCAGTATTAAGAGTCCCAGATGACAAGAGTGAAGTCaacatggaaaagaagaaaggaaagagaagaaaattcacCTGGGACCGCACATGCATAGCAATAAGACTCATTTCAGATGAATCTTATATCTAATCAATCCAATTAACATATAAATCAactcatatacttattttttgtggtaataacatttgaaatttattttcttagcagTTATGATATACACAATACATTATCATTGACTATAGTCAAGATACTGTacaatagatctcaaaaacttGCCCCTCTGGTCTAACTAAAACTCTGTACCCTTTTGCCAATATCTCTCCATCACTGCCTACCTTCCTCAgctctggtaactaccattctactatCTACtcctatgagttcaactttttgtgttccacatataagtgatatcatgcagtatttgtctttgcatgcctgacttatttcacttaacatgatgtcttTCAGTTTTATctctgttgttgcaaatgacaagattttcttccttgttaaagctgaatagtattccattgtgtatacgtagcatatcatattttctttatcttttctggaTAGGTTGATgtcttagctgttgtgaatagtgctgcaatgagcatgggagtacagatatctctttgacatcctgattttaattccttttgaTGTATACCCTGTAATGAGATTGCTGcctcatatggtagttctatttttagatttttcagaaacctccattctgtttttcataatagCAATACCAATTAACATTCCCACAAACAGCATATAGgagttcatttttctccacattcCCTCCAACATTGTTTCTAAAGACTTTATcgttttatcttttatattatgATTTAAAATTCCTCTGGGATTAATTTTAGTATATAGTGCCATTGAGGGATTgagattcattttgtttttttaatatacatgAGCTATTTTCATCaccattcctttaaaaaatcattttctcaaaGTAGTACACTGTCTTTGTGTGCTATATTAGTGGTTTGATTTTAATTGTCTATTTTGATTCATTAGCCTACTTGCTTATCCTTGAGTCAAACTACAGCAAATATGGTTCTGACATCTATTTAGTATCAATCTTGTATCTGGTTGTGTTTTTCCCtcagtatttttgttttacaggaaAACCTTGAGTATTCCAGGACCTTTACATCTCATATAAACTTTCAATGCTATTTGAAAATTTCCACAAAATGACTTTCagaaatttttattgagattgcattgaatctgaatATCTTTATAGGGAAAATCATATTATTTACAATATTGTGTCTTTAAATTCAATCATAATCATAAGTGTGAGTCTACCATTTATCTGAGTCTTCTTAACTTATCACACAGATTTCGAGATAGATACCTTGCATAATTCATTAAAGAGATTCATAGATGTTTGCATATTTAGTTGCTTGATTTTTAATTACAACGTTGATTTGTAAAGGATGTTcccaagtaaaaaataaaatgaagtacgtgattataaaaataaatattagaattttttctagttttattactttgaacatgcttttatttttcactgagAATGTGTTAATAGGAGAGAATGAAGTTATATAATAGATAACTTGCAGGATAGCAAAAGATAAAGCACATATGGTAtctgttgttttgcttttcatgATTTCAGTATCCATGGCCAATCATGGCCAGAAAATAGGTGAGTAGAGTACaataaagatattaatatttaaagagagagagagagaaagaacattcatataacttttattatattgtTGTAAGTGTTCTATTTTATCACTAgttattgtcagtctttttctaATGCattaattaaactttatcataactatgctataggaaaaaaatagaatatatatacagGATATATGGGGCTAAATACTATTGGCAGTTCCAGACATCCACTGAAGGTTTTGAAACATATTCACTGTGGATAATGGGGGAATACTGTATACCTTACTTGAGATAAACTGCATATGAATTATAGAGCTGTTGTATAAATTTGATTATAAATTTTATGTGctgaaaattataacaaataaattaaaataatgtcaatttttattattattagaaatgcTGTTAATTGGTAAAAATTAATTGTTGCCTCTGTTACTTATACCAATTAGCCGAATTTGGAATCTGatattttgcaataattttattatgctttaataataaatttgaaataggCAATCATAATTGTTAAtgtttatttagtgtttttaagAGTATAGAATAAAGGCAGTAGATTGAATTAGGGCtatctatattatttctttcGAACAGGATAATATTTATTGTCTTTGATGGTGTGGGCATCTTTTGAGGGTGTACactaaaatcaagaagaaaaacaatcctttcttctccttcttctccttccccttcttctccttcttttccttccctttcttctccttctccctcttcctcttcttcttattcttcctcctcctcctcctccttttcttattcttcttttagATAATGTCTCACTCTATCATGCAGTcccacgattttggctcactgcggcctcaaactTTAGGGTAtgagagattctcccacctcagtctcctaagtagctgggactacaggcgtatgccaccacacctggctattgtttttgttttttgtagagataaagtctcactatgttgcccaggctgatgtctaactcttgggctcaagcaatctgcaaaccagagcctcccaaagtgctaggattacaggtatgagtcatcaTTTCCAGACCCCATTACTCTCTTTCATGATTGGGAAAATACCAGTTTTCTTAATGGAAATAAGACATAACATTAGAGTTACAAATCTAGTAGTGATTATCTGGATAAAGTGACTATTTATTCTGTTTATAGCATTCTATAGTCTATAATAATTAACCACGATCTGTTATCCACCACAGATAGGCCCATCACGTAAGTGTTAACATAGGTTTGAGGTTCCGGCAAGGAAAATGCCATTTCAAATGAATATTGGAAGAATATGCAGCTCAATATGCGTGGACTAAATGTGAACTCAGGAAGTCCCAGTGAATACAATAACCTAAAACAGTAGAGTAGTTAAGAACACGGGCACAGAATTAGACTTGCTGAATTGAATTCAAATACTGACTATTTATTAGCTTCATAATGTTGGCAAACTACTTAAGCCTGATTTGAACTCACATTACTAACTGTAAAGCCTGGATGGGCTTAGCACATCAGATGAGTTACGTGTTTGTCACATACTACAAATGCGCTGTCTGTAAATAATTCCCAACTGCAGTCAGATGATGTTTACTTTCATCTTTTGCTTTAAGAAGTAACAGAATGTCTCTGGGGATATGGAATAATGTTATGCCCAATAGTCTCTTCTCTGATAATATAAATCACAGCCCTAGAGTTCTCTCTTGATGCAAGAACTTAAAAAGATATAACCTATCTTTGTGAGACTAGAGAAGCAAATATGTCTTAGAGTTGAGATTTGCGCAACTGAGTTGAGATTTGAGCAACTGAGTTGAGATTTGAACAAGGATAAAAGAAACAGACTGAATTTCAACGTACATGAAAAGGTGATAGGTAACTAGTTTTTCCAATGAAAATAGAAGtttaacatgaattttagaataaaattctaTCATAATCTTAAATTActtgagaaaagggaaaatttgtTTAGatcacattttactttctttactttCCTTCTTTGCTACACAGAAAGAGAGTAAGATTCTTAATATGGAGATGTCCTTGGGTAGAGGACATGAACATCAGTAAATGTGGCTTTGTAAACTAATCTAGAGAACTTCATATTATATGACCCCTCATCTTTGCTCAAATCTGTCctgtaagaagaaaaaggagTTGTATGAAAGTGATCTaccaaatggaaataattttcgAGCCCTAGAAATAACACTTTGAATTTGAAATGCATGCTTTTTCTGCTCACAATACCAACTCCTCAACCTTTCTCCTAACAGGCTTCCCTGGCCTAGAAGGAGAATATCCCTGGCTCTCTATTCCCTTCTCCTGTATTTACATGATGGTACTTTCAGGGAACTGCCTGGTGCTGCGTGTGATTCATACAGAGCCGAGCCTGCGTGAACCCATGTTCTACTTCCTGGCCATGCTGGGTCTCACTGACCTGTGCATGGGGCTGTGTACAGTACACACAGTATTGGGAATTTTATGGGGTCTCAGCCAGGAGATTAGTCTGGATGCCTGTATTGCTCAAACCTTCTTCATTCATGGTCTATCAATTATGGAGTCTGGAGTCCTCCTCGCCATGGCCTTTGATCGTTTTACAGCTATCTGTAACCCTCTAAGGTATACATCTATACTCACCAATGTCAGGATCATCAAAATTGGGCTGGGAATTTTATTTAGGAGTTTTGTGTTCATCATGGCACCCATAATCCGCCTAAAGCTTTTTCATTACTGCCATTCCCATGtcctctctcactctttctgCCTTCACCAAGATCTGCTGAGACTAGCTTGCTCTGACATCCGCTTCAACAGCTTCTATGCCTTGGCTCTGGTGATTTGTACGCTTTTGTTTGATTCTGTGTTAATTATCATATCGTACATGCTGATCCTGCATTCTGTCTTGGCTATTGCATCCCAAGAAGAGCGGCTGAAGCCCTTGCAGACCTGTATTTCTCATGTCTGTGCTGTCCTGGTCTTCTACATCGCAATCATTGGCCTCACCATGGTGCATCGCTTTGGGAAGCACCTCTCTCTAGTGGTCCAGGTCCTCATGGGCAACATCTACATCATCTTCCCACCTCTCATGAACCCCATCATCTATAGTGTGAAGACACAACAGATCCATGTCAGAATTCAGAGGTGGTTCTTCTTGAAGAGAAAGTAAAACACTTTAAATCAAACAGGGGTAAGTGTCTTCGATATGGAACAGTATGGCAGGTTAGGGAAAGAAATACGTTTATATAAGGAAggtaaaaataagacaacaaagcAATAAGACTTTATACAATATGGCATTGACTGTAAGAATTATATGGATCAAGCCTGGTTTTATTTCCCATGTTTTTGCCTTCACATATAGTGTTGAAATTTCTAATAGTAGAGTTATGCATCACATGTGCCTACAATTTCTGTGCAGGAAAAGATAATATTTCAATTGTCCATATGCATTTATCTTATAAGAAATATCTACAAAGAAATCATCTAAACACACAGTTTATATCCATCAAAGGAAGCACAATTTAATCACTTGATATTGTCTTGATCAACATAGATTAATTGATCTACAATTGGTCTCTAACCTCAAATGGATATCATCAGACTGTATGTTCATAGTTCACTCATGAACCATTCCAAAACATTATCACTCTTCTCACTAATACGTGAATAGACGACTCTGTTACTTGCTTTGCAGAGGACCTTTTATCATCATCGTTTTAGAAatgaattttattgtgtatatttaaagtatacaacatgATATTATAACATATATGTGTAGTAAATAATTACTGTATTAgaacaaatacacatacacataatctCATATAGTTACCCATCTGCAATAGCCCATGATGATAGCAGATATACTTTATGCATTCAGCAAAAACCAtgaatacaatacattattattaactatagtcctcatgttgtacattgAATATGTTATCTTGCTGATCCTACATATTTACTACTTTGCATTCTTTGACTTACATCTTCCCATTTCTTCCCCTGACCTTGACCTTTGTTACTATCGGTTTATTCTCTATCTCTAtgtatttgacatttttttcctttttagattccacatataaatgagactgtattttacattttacatttccataaaTAGTCACTAACATCACAATCTTAATTCTAGTCTTTCAGAAACTGGTATCATTCTACTGTTCAGAGTAAATGATCCACTTATCTGCATAGTTGTTACTGCTCATCTTTTCTGGGTTTGATAAATATCAGCAAGGAAAGACTTTTTCATATGGgaatttcatgtatttcttaataatcatagaaaataaagatgctagtaatttggaaaataataaagcCTAGTCTAAACTGAAAACCTTGTGGAATTGTCACTCATAAGGACCTTCAAATGGAGAAGGTTTTGTTAACTATTTTATCTCCAGCAAAAAGTAATCTCCAGCATCCTTATCCTCATCCCCCCAAAAAATCCCcagaaaaaattaacatatatgcTACTAGATAAAGCGAATCTTGATTCCTTCGTGAAATTGCCATAAATTTCTGAGAAGAAACTTGGTAAacctcctgaaaaaaaaattccagatattcttttttttttttaatttatttattattattatactttaagttgtagggtacatgtgcataacgtgcaggtttgttacatatgtatacttgtgccatgttgctgtgctgcacccatcaactcgtcagcacccatcaactcatcatttacatcaggtataactcccaatgcaatccctcccccctcccccctccccatgataggccccggtgtgtgatgttccccttcctgagtccaagtgatctcattgttcagttcccacctatgagtgagaacatgcggtgtttggttttctgttcttgtgatagtttgctaagaatgatggtttccagctgcatccatgtccctacaaaggacacaaactcatccttttttatggctgcatagtattccatggtgtatatgtgccacattttcttaatccaatctgtcactgatggacatttgggttgattccaagtctttgctattgtgaatagtgctgcaataaacatacgtgtgcatgtgtctttatagcagcataatttataatcctttgggtatatacccagtaatgggatggctgggtcatatggtacatctagttctagatccttgaggaatcgccatactgttttccataatggttgaactagtttacaatcccaccaacagtgtaaaagtgttccta
The sequence above is a segment of the Theropithecus gelada isolate Dixy chromosome 14, Tgel_1.0, whole genome shotgun sequence genome. Coding sequences within it:
- the LOC112605903 gene encoding olfactory receptor 51V1-like, with the translated sequence MMVLSGNCLVLRVIHTEPSLREPMFYFLAMLGLTDLCMGLCTVHTVLGILWGLSQEISLDACIAQTFFIHGLSIMESGVLLAMAFDRFTAICNPLRYTSILTNVRIIKIGLGILFRSFVFIMAPIIRLKLFHYCHSHVLSHSFCLHQDLLRLACSDIRFNSFYALALVICTLLFDSVLIIISYMLILHSVLAIASQEERLKPLQTCISHVCAVLVFYIAIIGLTMVHRFGKHLSLVVQVLMGNIYIIFPPLMNPIIYSVKTQQIHVRIQRWFFLKRK